The following is a genomic window from Pieris rapae chromosome 24, ilPieRapa1.1, whole genome shotgun sequence.
TGCGTGTCGACGTAGAGATTCTTTGCCGGAcgcaatattaattactttattgcaTACTTTACACTTAGCTTCATATGGATTCGGACATCTTCCTATCCACCCTAGGAAATCGGGTTCCCGTTCCCACTcaggtttatatttttgtaaatatttcttagaTTTTTTACTCGGAGTATCATTTTCAGAATCAGACTGGTTCGGCATATTTTTCAGGAtaacaaactttaaatatcAACACCGCAAAATAAGAGGCTGGGTAGCCTGTTGAGTTTTACTAAAGTCACTGTCAAATTGACAGTAATAACCGTGCTTCTACTGTTAAATCAGTTGGTCACACAGATAATCGGTATGCTACAGAAATGCggaatatattgattttaatatttaagagaTGCGCAAACCAGTGCGCGATTAtcgtgataaaaatattttagggtaatgttactattaaaatatagtcaGGTTACATTATTATCTGTCGTACTCTGAATATTGAGTTCTTTCTATTgagcaattaaaaattataataggcGAGTTTTAGTTCCCTCAAAAGTTTATAGCAATACAAAATGATTACCTTCTTGCGTGTCTTCcatgacattttttatattaactgcAGGATGAACCGTCTTCAGATGACGCCCCAGGCTGCCTATAGAACTCTTAGACACTGCTATTTCGCGAGAACAGTAATTACATTTTGCCCTTTTGTTTCCTGTATCTTCAAAATGGGTCCAAAGTGGGCTGTACTTACGCCTCGTTGCCATGTTTGGGGTTTTCGAGTAATAGGTAATGTGGAGGCGATCGTTTTTGTTCGGAACGCGGCTGTGAACTAGGTGATGTTATGACAACTCTATGTAATTTTCTGTCTCACTCTATCTTATAGCTCTTTTTCATCGTGGTTCATACAAGATATGGTTTCGTTTTACTTACAAGTGTAATGATTGTTTGTGATATTACAGGTGTTTGAATTCTGTTGCGTTTtggcaataaaattatttaaaattaaattctaaattattaagcATTTAATTATGCCATTTCTTATTACGGATGCTTAATAACAGCTTAAAGAACACAATGTAATGACAACGACTTACTGTAAATGCAAAAATTAGCAAAAATGGATGGCTGATTTTTgcaagacatttttttaagaaatatattttcctgtTACATAACCTTTAAATGCTCAAGGGCGAACAATGTTTTCATACACTAACGTAATTTTACTACGTAAGTAACTAGttgactttttttttgttgtcttacatttcttttagaaaaactattataatatctatattatctataatacCTATTTGATGTTTTATGTGATTTTTTCCACAACTTGGAAGAAGATTTGGAGCTTAAAAGAAATGCTCAAAAGTAAGCTCCCACTTAAGCTAAATAAAAAGTTGGTGGATTCCTGCTGGCTGCCTTGccttacatatataatatatatggaGCACAAACTTGGATCTTCAAAAACCAATACACGTTCGTGCCAGCGTGCAATAGAAGTAGTCTCGGAATTCAATTACGCGACAAacgtaaaagtaaatattcgCAGTAAATCTAATATTGTTGACGCTGAGTAATATGCCCTAAAACTTAAATGGACATGGGCAGGCCACGGTGCGCGGTATACAGATGACAAATGGTCTAAAGCAGTAACTGAATGGACTGGTCCAAAAGGAACATGAAACAAAGGAAGACCAATAGAGCGATGGGCTGACGAGATCGAGAGGGTAGCTGGATGAAATTGGATGACGatggcacaaaataaattaaggtggaaaaagttggaggaggccttctccCGGACAGGGGCCGCAACTTAGTTAAACttgtatttatatctatttaatttaatttatgtaaataggatgtggaagaataaaggtttattattgttattaatattatgtgatTTTTGTAACGGTTAATATTACACATTATTACACGCTCTTGTGAagcatgaaataaaacaatttgaaaatagaacgctattttatttctacaaaTAAATCCCGTCGGACGCCTAATTTATCTATGGCGATATCTGTCAATCTATTTTTCATAGTCTGTAGCCGCGCTGTCATTATGAGATCAACAATGTCCTTTTGAAGTTTCGTATTGGTATCTTTTCGCGGGAAAGTTTTTAACAGGGCTACGACATAGTTTCCAAAATGTTCAATTATATTCTCGTTTGCTGCGTCATGTTTTAGCTTCGTCCGTATTTTTGgagttttgttaatttttgtatcCATTTCTTTTTGTCTTTCTGTTGATATTTCTGAGTTTTCCGGTTGTTTGGCTGTTTTGGTGTTTTGTTGgttctagaaaaaaattaatagaattaagATATGCGCTAAGAATCACGACACACgtataattttagattaattttaattatatgttagaTTTGATCCCAccgttttagattttaatgtatgtacGAAATAGTCCGTTTACTGAAACGAACACGGAAAGataatttccatttaaataaaaaacgatcACAAATTCTCGAAACAACAATGacttagaatataaataaaaagtctttgTCTAATCGTATAACaaactttaattatgttcaatttttattttgtaatgtaacgaagtgttaataaataaataaataattcaaaagtgACAATTGACACCTAATGTTAGAATTGTTTACAAGCATGCTACGTCATAGACGCTTAGAATTTTGGCTTAGGTTCTCTAGTCACTAAAATTCTGGAACTACCTCATTTTCCATCGGATTTTTTCCACGATCTACCTCCATACTAATATCTGGTCCAGTTTCTTCTAGTTTCGCTTTTACTATTAAATCAACTATATCTAGTTGCAGCTGCGCACACACATTGCTCGGTAGATCTCTTAATAAACTCGTTACGTATAATCCAAAATCGCAGATTTCTGCCTCATCTGATGCCTCGTTTCTCTGTAATATCATAAtgatgatgttaagtgatatggcCCATACACACTttcaatgtcagagggctcgcgagtgcgttgtcgtcatttttcatagaacagggggcataCATGAAGAAGAATCGCCTGATGTTATCTGATACCGCCTACTCTCCATTCTAGACCCGCAAgagcgttgtcggccttttaaaacGCTtgtttcttgaaggaccctaatttGATCATCATCATTTGGTTtgcaagattttatttattgagggTAGTTGTTAAAAGTGACAGAGGGTATATAGTTGCATAATGCGTTATAGTTATGCCGACATTTCATTAAGTTCCAATTCAGTAGGTTCAGAGATTACATAGGTACATCTCGaagttaagtaataaaatcacaGAGTTTATTGAATGTCtacacagttaattaaagttcGATATTCTATCAAGTCGCTAAAGTTCCGTCAGAGAAGTGACTAAACGAAACATTAACGAGTTTCCTAAACGTTCCTAGGCAATAAGActtacctaacctaaccatttacaataaaacaaaacacggaaTTTCCGAGCTCTCAGTCCTTCACGATCACACCGAAATAATCATGGCGGCAATCAAGTCGACAACatgtttacaatttcaccAAAGACTACtatcttaaaacaaaaaaaccacTCACACCACAAACCAACGTTCTCCAAAACAAAGAGTATAGAAGTAATATAGAGTATAGAGTATGTTGTCGtgaccgccatcttgttttacattattaatgaaCACGCTGGCTTTTGGTCAGACAGACAGTTAAACGTTTTCGacgctgttttatttaaatcaaaatgataGCGACttaattgaatatcgatctttaattaactgtctagagattcaattaactctctgatttagctactttactgcgacatatagaTATACACACTGTATAAAACTTTAGTAAATAACCATATTAGTCTCACATGTCGTTTTAGTCCCTTCGGTTGAACCTCCTTCAGAACTCTCTCTTCTTGACTCTCTATTGGGTCTTCTAGATAGATCACCTCTGTATAGTTTTCATCTTTGTTCTGAAATTAAGACACGAAATACAcatgaacatttatttttgacatcttgcaattaaatatatatctttcgGTGACTCTCGTTGCCCGGCGTCCATGCGttgggttgtctctctccctaaaatatggcgaggtgGCCGATGggtggccatgcgtcatattcgtgaacgggtgctacttgtggtgactggtcgtacttgaattagTGTATGCGGTGAGGTTAGTTATTTACGAAGAGAGTGGCGGAGGGTGtattcttctcttccgttctacgcccttgatttggcagtaaatgtaaaattagaagcatttaatgtatatttcttttttttgacgtttgtTGATTtcatttgtagaaaaaacgacactaacaatagaaaaatataattcaatacgttgaaagttttattatacctaACGCATTATCTATAAATACCCTCATCCAGTAAATtcacaatttgtattaacattacgaatataaaaatgtattaaaatatggaTAACTCACCCCAGTAACAATTGAGTGCACCTCTTTGAGATGTTTATACAACATATCGACGTCTTGTTTAAGCCGTTGACCACACATAGAACATTTGACCCACATATCAGATTCCTTCTCATAGTACGCCCACAATTCACTGTCTACCTCCAACTCCGGTTCATCATTCTCCGAGTCACCTGTTATACAGGCATCATCATAATGAAGCGAGTATCAGGTGATAGGTATGCTTTCGGTAAAcccaagaatttttttttaaaattattgctatTTGAGGGTAGGTAAAAAATCGGCAAgaattttttccttaatacttGATCATTAATCTTTGTAATTAATACGCTCAAAACTGGACAGATTTCTAAAATTTTTTCGCAGTTACAATTACGGGATAGGCTAAGGCCAAATAtagtttcatatttattactcaCCAGAAAAATCTGATGATCTACTGTTACCCCTGGATTTTATTTCCATAGATTCTGTAATAGTAAGATTAATGTATATAcctttataataacattacatcacaagaagtttgccggtatctgtattttacataaaagggTTTGTTATACCATAGatatagtattatgtatgatgtgctaaacttcaattaaaataaatttaaaaaaatgaatacatacactttaaaacaatattttcaattttcttctTAATCTTGGATTGtgtcaaaatatgtaatggaTATATTTACTCTATTACAGTGAAGTCAAATAAACAACCCTAATACTGTatcgttaaaaaatatattagcaaAATGAGAATTACCCATTCCTGTATCAGAATCCTGCATTTGGTTTTCCAAAACCAAACCATACTGGGCCATTCTTGCATGCTTTAGATTTTTCAACACTTTTGCTATGTGATctgtctaaaataattttaatttaaagagttTACTTGGATagatataaacttataacGAGTTtgcttaataataacaataagttCTACATACATTTCCATCACAGCCATCTTTCGAAGCATCATTGCTACTAATACTTCCTAGTGAAGCATCATTTAGttcctaaaatattattttctatttaatttttaaacttatgaCTAggtgaatttattatatatctatttaaaattaaatgggGTCTTAAATTATCTgcctaattataattataatcagtTTGCATCCATTAatttatctatgtatatagtatatatgacTTCCACTGTATTTATCTAGTTTAacagaaaattatttgaattaaatatcataataggaaaaaaaacaagtttataataaatcctagttcatttaaataatgtcaatgaaaaataaattacagatttttatttataaaatagttaggatttataatctattaataGCATAAAAATCTTCAATAGAAAGGCTCAGAAATAAATTCATTCTTATATAGATGGCAAATTGATAATTAACCATCAGGTCTAGTGGGGTAAATATCCGAATTTGGTAATTGTTAGAACAATTTACTCTTAACAAACTTTTTGTCATTCCAATGAATGACAAAAAGAAATTCTGAATTGTAACTAACttatgcttaaaaaataagttggtgttattttaattgtactattATAATTggaatagtaatttatttttgtccaatataatacataatatcaaTACTGCAATATCAATGCAAAAAAATAGTTCAATAGTACTATTGaactgaattatattttatgaataatgtttACTCACATTTCTTAATGATACATCCACTCTAGATCGAtgcttaatattaaagtagaaATGTTTAAGCATAGCAGTACTTCGAGGTCCTGTGGTACACAAGCTATTATATTCTCTGCATATATCTGCCCATACAACATTCTTTTTGTGGATGTCATGAGATGAAGAACCTTTGGCTTCAATAACATGTTTATAtctacaatattattacaatatttttaatttttgtaaattaggAACAAAAATTCCTCTCCAAATGTCCTCACTCATTCACATTTACgggatattaaataaatattcccaATTTCCagataaaaaatgtgtgcatTTATTTACTCCAATTGAaacaatcaataattattaattatatgttattaattattgtatgctTTGTGaagctaattttatattagaaattatattcaaatgtaTGGTCTAGGGTACATCTGTACGTACAGCTTTACCATGCTATTGACAgtaagcttttttattttgaaagatttatattttctaggGGACTCTACTGTAGGTGTATATCACATATCTTACACAAGCTTATTAGAATTCTAGGCTTGTAAATTCTCTCAAAATATGACCTAAAAATATCATCACCTATTGTACAGACAGTTCCACGAATATGCTTCTACATTAATCAAAACATAGTAATACATACTTCTTTACAAGTGCTAAAAGGAATTTTCTTTCCTGATCATTGAAATTGGGAGctctttttttagatttttccattTCTGTTTTTCAGACAATTTTAAgagtaattactgttaagttTGAACTTTAAAGTGTAtaggattttaatttaaaataatatttaatcccgcagtcttatattttattatttacaatatttggcAGACAACAACAGTGTTGCCACAGAGCATTTAAAGTATAGTAGTAAACTGCACAGATTAGGGTAGTAAGAATACTACCAAAAAGGTCTAAATAATATAGGTAAGGTTAAGAAACTATAGACTAGACTTATCGCCAAGCCGTATGTGAAAATTTTACTAGACATACGGGAATCATAGTTTGCGTTAAGTCGTTTCTGAGTATCATCCTGAAAGTGTCAAACATTTTCGCTATTACTATTTCTcgctttttaatatctttccATACTAAGACTTCAACTCTACGACTCTTGATATAACTCTTCTCTGGTACATTTGTACACATGTAGTGTCGTCACAACAGGATCCCTTATGaggcaattattttaaatatatcaaatatgaatatatacacAATGAGTAAGTTTTGATTACATTATCAAAATGCGAACGAAAAAGcctctaaaaataatttcacatttatatatttaaagaagtttcatttcaGTTTGTAAAatggtaaaatatttctttatacttTACTTTTCGACACTGCAAACGGACTTGTATCTAGCGCAATAAAAACAGAGGCggtcattaaatatttaatttattttacatttataagaaATCAGTATCGGGTAACAcagagatttttaatttataactcgGCCACGATATCGTATGGGGAATGGTAGGTGCTGTCTTTGCGTCATGGCTTTCATCGTCATCAGTCTCAGAGTCCATTTCCGCTAAATTAGCCAGTGGTGCTACTTTTTTTGACATCTCCTCTGCTAGTTCCTTTGGTATAAGAATCTGAAAAAATGGCTACTATCTAGTAATTGTCTCATAAtaagttctatttaaaattaaaatgtaagttaTTTTGCGTTAAAacgctaaaattattaaaaaaaaaatcagaaaagtaatttacaatataacgATTTGTCGAAAAGAAATCCTGAATTGATTGTGTCAAAAGTCATGacaatttgcatttttatgCTTAGTATTGCCATAATCATAGTTAATTTAGCGGTTATTAATCGAGCTAGAATAATATAGTGCTGAGATTTGCCAATTCTCTTCGTCTGTTCTACCCCCTCGATTTGAGAGCACCAAATGTTTagaagcaatatttttattgatacgaTGATATGGAACCTCACCTGAAGCCAAGAACCGATGACAGCATACGGTCTTCTTGGTGTGACAAAAGCTCCGCCCACTGACGGCGGTAGAACTGTCACTGAACGGGCTCCTTGACGCCATGTGAAGTGCGACGAATGGAGCACACGGCCGCTGAAATTGGgacatttattgaatataccTTTTTTTGGGCCATGCCCCACCTTAATCTCcccttttatttatgtatgtatagtaGCCGGCAAACGTCTTGAAAATATGTCTGCGCCGAAGCGATTTTTAGGTAGAGGGGGAAAGTGTGACGTGTCGATCGCGCGATTAATGtaaggacctggatgaccgagcttagctcggtatttttttttataaatcgtgttttttagaaattttatttaagtacgaattacatactaataaaattatgaaatatgaatataattatcgaataaagataattatattcatatttaagtttttatttgactgacatctttaaacgagcaattctatgtttaagttgataaaacacaaataaaatgacattttctagaaatgattcctagctaaatcgatttatcgccccggAACCcctctgtatactaaatttcatgaaaatcgttgaagccgattccgagattccaattatatatatatatatatatatatatatatatatatatatatatatatatatacacaagaATTGCtcatttaaagatataagattaattaaaaattaatcaaaataaattaatgattaatgttCAAAATGTTTGCCGGatgtataaattttgtatatttattaattatgtataattttttattgccgGTATATAATAGaagccaattaaaaaaaaagctataactgaaatataaaagGTATGATACTCCAAGAAGAAATTTTATCCAAGTTTATAGGAATACCAGCTCCTTCTTTGAACtttgtttctccttaatgcctagcctGTCTTTTTAGTTCATACCATTGGACATTTAGGACatacatggaacattttgctatgctaccccagagactgttcggttttgagaaataaaaactcttttgattaaaaaaaaaacaaattacatcgtgttctttaataacataatctctgacatacatatattgtttatctatgtaatctgtttttgaTTTCCGTATTgtcttattatatgtataagtataagctgtaagagtacttataattaaaaaaattaataaatgaaatccaGAATACTCACTCAATAGCAAGTGGAAGAAGACTAGCACCTTCACTATTCAGCATGAGATGTACTCCCTCCAAATATTCTATGCTGTCCTCTCTCCACGattcctgaaaaaaaaaactaagtacaTACTACTGCTACTGTCAACCATAGACTAGAAAAAGAAATTGGACAGATTATATAGAATAAGGATTATGTAATGAAGATGAAAGGGATAGCGGGGAAACATTGGAAAATTTGAGCAAGGAAATGACAAGTGGAAGAATTTGCAGGAGGCCTTCACTCTGTCTGAGGTCGTGTTaaagtattacgtcacgcaatttttggagattcttgACCCTGCCCCCCCACACGTAACACaaataaaggctttttatattatatatgaaaatatttttatttaataccggCAAACAGACAGGAGTACCatctaaagtttatttatctatttatttattccacatcATTATTCATTACAGTTATTACTAATTAGATAAAacgacatattttattaacccaCACAAATTATCcgacatataaaatatacctcaatattataacaaacaatatagttaagtgataccagcggcgcactctcaatgcctcgcaagtgcgttgccggccttaagaattggtacataCCTGAACTATATTTGGTATCTGTGGCAAAGCTCTCTCCATACTCGACATTTCGAAGCTATCTGTGGACATATTGTGCCctgaaaaacattttaagtattattttaactttttctcctttaacaaaaaattatgttatttaaataaaa
Proteins encoded in this region:
- the LOC110995021 gene encoding uncharacterized protein LOC110995021; amino-acid sequence: MEKSKKRAPNFNDQERKFLLALVKKYKHVIEAKGSSSHDIHKKNVVWADICREYNSLCTTGPRSTAMLKHFYFNIKHRSRVDVSLRNELNDASLGSISSNDASKDGCDGNTDHIAKVLKNLKHARMAQYGLVLENQMQDSDTGMESMEIKSRGNSRSSDFSGDSENDEPELEVDSELWAYYEKESDMWVKCSMCGQRLKQDVDMLYKHLKEVHSIVTGNKDENYTEVIYLEDPIESQEERVLKEVQPKGLKRHRNEASDEAEICDFGLYVTSLLRDLPSNVCAQLQLDIVDLIVKAKLEETGPDISMEVDRGKNPMENENQQNTKTAKQPENSEISTERQKEMDTKINKTPKIRTKLKHDAANENIIEHFGNYVVALLKTFPRKDTNTKLQKDIVDLIMTARLQTMKNRLTDIAIDKLGVRRDLFVEIK